A DNA window from Guyparkeria halophila contains the following coding sequences:
- the hfq gene encoding RNA chaperone Hfq: MAKSQSLQEPFLNTLRREHIPVSIYLRNGIKLQGQIDSFDNFVVLLKNNVSQLVYKHAISTIVPTRPVNIDPEPKGEGRDGGGDE, translated from the coding sequence ATGGCCAAAAGCCAGTCACTGCAAGAACCGTTTCTCAACACCCTGCGTCGCGAGCACATCCCGGTCTCCATCTACCTGCGCAACGGCATCAAGCTGCAGGGGCAGATCGACTCGTTCGACAACTTCGTCGTGCTGCTCAAGAACAACGTCAGCCAACTGGTCTACAAGCACGCGATCAGCACGATCGTGCCGACTCGGCCGGTGAACATTGACCCCGAGCCCAAGGGCGAGGGACGTGACGGCGGGGGCGACGAATAA